One segment of Solanum lycopersicum chromosome 1, SLM_r2.1 DNA contains the following:
- the LOC101245986 gene encoding uncharacterized protein, giving the protein MGWMTRFLSAVAFLAIGVLFAPETFGSKSDGQHPPKLATFLKLAHLLCFSTAFGAALWVTFIGGIIMFKNLPRHQFGNLQSKMFPAYFSMVGVCCAVSVGSFGYLHPWKTASASEKYQLGFILAAFAFNLSNLFVFTPMTIQMMKERHKIEREANIGEEVGWTKNQEVAKVNPKLSAMNKKFGMIHGLSSLANIFSFGCLAMHSWYLAGKLDL; this is encoded by the exons ATGGGTTGGATGACACGGTTCTTATCTGCTGTAGCTTTCTTGGCAATTGGAGTACTTTTTGCTCCAGAAACTTTTGGTTCAAAATCAGATGGTCAACATCCTCCAAAGCTCGCAACTTTTCTGAAATTAGCTCATCTCCTCTGCTTTTCCACTGCTTTTGGTGCTGCTCTATGGGTCACTTTCATCGGTGGTATCATCATGTTCAA GAATTTGCCAAGGCATCAGTTTGGGAATCTGCAAAGTAAAATGTTTCCTGCATACTTCTCCATGGTGGGGGTATGTTGTGCTGTGTCTGTGGGTTCTTTTGGGTACTTGCATCCATGGAAGACTGCCTCCGCTTCTGAGAAGTACCAACTTGGGTTCATTCTTGCTGCATTTGCTTTCAACCTCAGCAATCTCTTTGTCTTTACTCCTATGACCATTCAG ATGATGAAGGAAAGGCATAAGATAGAGAGGGAGGCGAACATAGGGGAGGAAGTTGGATGGACGAAGAACCAAGAAGTCGCAAAGGTTAATCCAAAGCTTTCAGCAATGAACAAGAAATTCGGGATGATTCATGGCCTATCTTCCCTTGCTAACATCTTCTCCTTCGGTTGCCTCGCTATGCATTCCTGGTACCTGGCTGGAAAATTGGATCTATAA
- the LOC101246277 gene encoding phospholipase A1 PLIP2, chloroplastic isoform X2, with the protein MDGLCLTGGGIQGMAGPIAIAGGLDVRSTQFSTSAVGRSSMSVEKTSSCRNKSWGFSFRYPLRSFWSGGKGRYDAIAVDDAVLMEEKNEEKNENWVLKILHIRSLQEEKEVGEEKDGGVEDLGEKVDGEGGDDIEDDSEENIKHDDGDEEECDVCCVDDDEKFKFDRKSFSKLLRRVTLAEARLYAQMSYLGSLAYGIPQIKPENLLRNHGLRLVTSSCEKREQALKVEKEKAEAEDQEKKENEIAQTQGEERSTTIPVEGNGKTSGNRISASTAYHIAASAASYLHSHTMSILPFKSSKTMPNKDSSETTVGCDDNIDAMNREVASFMVTSDSVTSVVAAKEEVKQAVADDLNSNHSSPCEWFVCDDDQSLTRFFVIQGSESLASWKANLLFEPVKFEGLDVMVHRGIYEAAKGMYAQMLPEVRSHLKSHGSRANFRFTGHSLGGSLSLLVNLMLFIRGEVPLSSLLPVITFGAPSIMCGGDRLLRRLGLPRSHVQAITMHRDIVPRAFSCNYPNHVAEFLKAINANFRNHQCLNNQKLLFAPMGEFLILQPDEKFSPNHDLLPSGSGLYLLNCPVSDSTEAEKQLQAAQSVFLNSPHPLEILSDRSAYGSGGTVQRDHDMTSYLKSVRNVIRHELNNIRKAKRKQRRRVWWPLVSPSGVNAGIVVRRYVESGSMGHGQINFAGILQSGKESLKRFSTLVASQHMHLLVVLLFPARLLVVGTFSMFNFR; encoded by the exons ATGGATGGTCTTTGTTTGACAGGAGGAGGGATACAGGGTATGGCGGGGCCTATAGCCATTGCCGGAGGTTTAGATGTACGTTCCACCCAGTTTAGTACATCGGCGGTTGGACGTTCGTCGATGTCTGTGGAAAAGACATCTTCTTGTAGGAATAAGTCATGGGGTTTTTCGTTTAGGTACCCACTTAGATCTTTTTGGTCTGGAGGTAAAGGAAGGTACGATGCTATAGCGGTGGACGACGCTGTTTTGATGGAGGAGAAGAATGAGGAGAAAAATGAGAATTGGGTATTGAAGATTTTGCATATTAGGTCTTTGCAGGAGGAGAAGGAGGTAGGGGAGGAGAAGGATGGGGGTGTTGAGGATCTGGGGGAAAAGGTGGATGGAGAAGGTGGTGATGACATTGAAGATGATAGTGAAGAGAATATCAAGCATGATGATGGGGATGAAGAAGAATGTGATGTGTGTTGTGTAGATGAtgatgaaaaattcaaatttgatagAAAATCTTTTTCAAAGTTACTTAGGAGGGTGACATTGGCTGAAGCTAGATTGTATGCTCAGATGTCTTATTTGGGAAGTTTGGCTTATGGAATACCCCAAATTAAG CCAGAAAATTTATTGAGGAATCACGGATTGCGTCTTGTTACGTCTTCATGTGAGAAAAGAGAGCAGGCGTTAAAAGTTGAGAAAGAGAAGGCAGAAGCTGAAGATCAggagaagaaagagaatgaaatCGCTCAAACTCAGGGAGAAGAAAGAAGCACTACAATTCCAGTAGAAGGGAATGGAAAGACCAGTGGGAACAGGATAAGTGCATCCACAGCTTACCATATAGCTGCCTCTGCTGCGTCTTATTTGCACTCTCATACAATGAGCATTCTTCCTTTTAAATCCTCCAAGACTATGCCAAATAAAGATTCCTCTGAAACAACCGTCGGATGTGATGACAATATAGATGCAATGAACAGGGAAGTTGCTTCTTTTATGGTAACCAGTGACTCAGTGACATCAGTAGTTGCTGCAAAGGAGGAAGTAAAGCAGGCTGTTGCAGACGACCTAAATTCAAATCATTCTTCACCCTGTGAGTGGTTCGTTTGTGATGATGATCAGAGCTTGACAAGATTCTTTGTAATTCAG GGATCAGAGTCACTAGCATCATGGAAAGCAAATCTACTGTTTGAACCTGTTAAATTTGAG GGTCTGGATGTGATGGTCCACCGGGGTATTTATGAAGCTGCAAAGGGCATGTACGCGCAGATGCTACCAGAAGTACGCTCACATCTTAAATCTCACGGTAGTCGTGCCAATTTCCGTTTTACTGGGCACTCTCTTGGTGGAAGTTTATCATTGCTCGTCAATCTCATGCTGTTCATAAGGGGAGAAGTTCCCCTATCTTCCTTGCTTCCTGTTATAACTTTTGGTGCACCATCAATAATGTGTGGAGGAGACCGCCTCCTACGCCGCCTTGGCTTGCCTCGAAGTCATGTGCAGGCAATCACAATGCACCGAGACATTGTACCCCGAGCCTTCTCTTGCAATTATCCCAATCACGTAGCAGAGTTTCTTAAAGCTATCAACGCAAACTTCCGCAATCATCAATGTCTGAATAACCAG AAGTTATTGTTTGCTCCAATGGGGGAGTTCTTAATCCTGCAGCCAGATGAAAAGTTCTCTCCAAACCATGACCTACTACCTTCGGGTTCCGGTCTGTATTTACTGAACTGTCCTGTATCAGATTCAACAGAGGCAGAAAAACAACTTCAAGCCGCTCAGTCTGTGTTTTTAAACTCACCCCATCCACTTGAGATCCTAAGTGATCGCTCTGCCTATGGTTCTGGAGGAACAGTACAAAGAGACCACGACATgacttcatacttaaaatcAGTTAGAAACGTAATTCGTCATGAGCTGAACAACATCAGAAAAGCTAAGAGGAAGCAAAGGCgcagagtttggtggccattggttTCACCAAGTGGGGTTAATGCTGGTATTGTTGTTAGAAGGTACGTCGAATCAGGTAGTATGGGACATGGCCAGATAAACTTTGCTGGCATCTTACAAAGTGGGAAAGAGTCGTTGAAACGATTCAGTACACTAGTTGCATCACAGCACATGCACTTGCTTGTGGTGCTTTTGTTTCCTGCGCGATTGCTTGTCGTTGGGACTTTTAGCATGTTCAATTTTCGTTGA
- the LOC101246277 gene encoding phospholipase A1 PLIP2, chloroplastic isoform X1 → MDGLCLTGGGIQGMAGPIAIAGGLDVRSTQFSTSAVGRSSMSVEKTSSCRNKSWGFSFRYPLRSFWSGGKGRYDAIAVDDAVLMEEKNEEKNENWVLKILHIRSLQEEKEVGEEKDGGVEDLGEKVDGEGGDDIEDDSEENIKHDDGDEEECDVCCVDDDEKFKFDRKSFSKLLRRVTLAEARLYAQMSYLGSLAYGIPQIKPENLLRNHGLRLVTSSCEKREQALKVEKEKAEAEDQEKKENEIAQTQGEERSTTIPVEGNGKTSGNRISASTAYHIAASAASYLHSHTMSILPFKSSKTMPNKDSSETTVGCDDNIDAMNREVASFMVTSDSVTSVVAAKEEVKQAVADDLNSNHSSPCEWFVCDDDQSLTRFFVIQGSESLASWKANLLFEPVKFEGLDVMVHRGIYEAAKGMYAQMLPEVRSHLKSHGSRANFRFTGHSLGGSLSLLVNLMLFIRGEVPLSSLLPVITFGAPSIMCGGDRLLRRLGLPRSHVQAITMHRDIVPRAFSCNYPNHVAEFLKAINANFRNHQCLNNQQKLLFAPMGEFLILQPDEKFSPNHDLLPSGSGLYLLNCPVSDSTEAEKQLQAAQSVFLNSPHPLEILSDRSAYGSGGTVQRDHDMTSYLKSVRNVIRHELNNIRKAKRKQRRRVWWPLVSPSGVNAGIVVRRYVESGSMGHGQINFAGILQSGKESLKRFSTLVASQHMHLLVVLLFPARLLVVGTFSMFNFR, encoded by the exons ATGGATGGTCTTTGTTTGACAGGAGGAGGGATACAGGGTATGGCGGGGCCTATAGCCATTGCCGGAGGTTTAGATGTACGTTCCACCCAGTTTAGTACATCGGCGGTTGGACGTTCGTCGATGTCTGTGGAAAAGACATCTTCTTGTAGGAATAAGTCATGGGGTTTTTCGTTTAGGTACCCACTTAGATCTTTTTGGTCTGGAGGTAAAGGAAGGTACGATGCTATAGCGGTGGACGACGCTGTTTTGATGGAGGAGAAGAATGAGGAGAAAAATGAGAATTGGGTATTGAAGATTTTGCATATTAGGTCTTTGCAGGAGGAGAAGGAGGTAGGGGAGGAGAAGGATGGGGGTGTTGAGGATCTGGGGGAAAAGGTGGATGGAGAAGGTGGTGATGACATTGAAGATGATAGTGAAGAGAATATCAAGCATGATGATGGGGATGAAGAAGAATGTGATGTGTGTTGTGTAGATGAtgatgaaaaattcaaatttgatagAAAATCTTTTTCAAAGTTACTTAGGAGGGTGACATTGGCTGAAGCTAGATTGTATGCTCAGATGTCTTATTTGGGAAGTTTGGCTTATGGAATACCCCAAATTAAG CCAGAAAATTTATTGAGGAATCACGGATTGCGTCTTGTTACGTCTTCATGTGAGAAAAGAGAGCAGGCGTTAAAAGTTGAGAAAGAGAAGGCAGAAGCTGAAGATCAggagaagaaagagaatgaaatCGCTCAAACTCAGGGAGAAGAAAGAAGCACTACAATTCCAGTAGAAGGGAATGGAAAGACCAGTGGGAACAGGATAAGTGCATCCACAGCTTACCATATAGCTGCCTCTGCTGCGTCTTATTTGCACTCTCATACAATGAGCATTCTTCCTTTTAAATCCTCCAAGACTATGCCAAATAAAGATTCCTCTGAAACAACCGTCGGATGTGATGACAATATAGATGCAATGAACAGGGAAGTTGCTTCTTTTATGGTAACCAGTGACTCAGTGACATCAGTAGTTGCTGCAAAGGAGGAAGTAAAGCAGGCTGTTGCAGACGACCTAAATTCAAATCATTCTTCACCCTGTGAGTGGTTCGTTTGTGATGATGATCAGAGCTTGACAAGATTCTTTGTAATTCAG GGATCAGAGTCACTAGCATCATGGAAAGCAAATCTACTGTTTGAACCTGTTAAATTTGAG GGTCTGGATGTGATGGTCCACCGGGGTATTTATGAAGCTGCAAAGGGCATGTACGCGCAGATGCTACCAGAAGTACGCTCACATCTTAAATCTCACGGTAGTCGTGCCAATTTCCGTTTTACTGGGCACTCTCTTGGTGGAAGTTTATCATTGCTCGTCAATCTCATGCTGTTCATAAGGGGAGAAGTTCCCCTATCTTCCTTGCTTCCTGTTATAACTTTTGGTGCACCATCAATAATGTGTGGAGGAGACCGCCTCCTACGCCGCCTTGGCTTGCCTCGAAGTCATGTGCAGGCAATCACAATGCACCGAGACATTGTACCCCGAGCCTTCTCTTGCAATTATCCCAATCACGTAGCAGAGTTTCTTAAAGCTATCAACGCAAACTTCCGCAATCATCAATGTCTGAATAACCAG CAGAAGTTATTGTTTGCTCCAATGGGGGAGTTCTTAATCCTGCAGCCAGATGAAAAGTTCTCTCCAAACCATGACCTACTACCTTCGGGTTCCGGTCTGTATTTACTGAACTGTCCTGTATCAGATTCAACAGAGGCAGAAAAACAACTTCAAGCCGCTCAGTCTGTGTTTTTAAACTCACCCCATCCACTTGAGATCCTAAGTGATCGCTCTGCCTATGGTTCTGGAGGAACAGTACAAAGAGACCACGACATgacttcatacttaaaatcAGTTAGAAACGTAATTCGTCATGAGCTGAACAACATCAGAAAAGCTAAGAGGAAGCAAAGGCgcagagtttggtggccattggttTCACCAAGTGGGGTTAATGCTGGTATTGTTGTTAGAAGGTACGTCGAATCAGGTAGTATGGGACATGGCCAGATAAACTTTGCTGGCATCTTACAAAGTGGGAAAGAGTCGTTGAAACGATTCAGTACACTAGTTGCATCACAGCACATGCACTTGCTTGTGGTGCTTTTGTTTCCTGCGCGATTGCTTGTCGTTGGGACTTTTAGCATGTTCAATTTTCGTTGA